The Aureitalea marina genome includes a window with the following:
- a CDS encoding thymidylate synthase, with translation MSKQIAIPFGILDFYDTYVTFLVSCERITKEIAKEILNHTDEYFEGNPYVFISNRVFSSRVDPAAYSVVDSSKLIGIAIVSESEQTVLEARREEPLYDGQFQVFRNLEKAKVWAEEIMTSSDDHPHDSSGQ, from the coding sequence ATGAGCAAGCAGATCGCCATTCCGTTTGGCATCCTTGATTTTTATGACACCTACGTCACTTTCCTGGTTTCCTGCGAGCGTATTACCAAGGAAATTGCCAAGGAAATACTCAACCATACCGATGAGTACTTTGAAGGCAATCCCTATGTCTTTATCTCTAACCGGGTATTTTCTTCGCGGGTGGACCCGGCTGCTTATTCGGTGGTGGATAGCAGTAAATTGATCGGGATAGCAATTGTTTCAGAGAGTGAACAAACGGTTTTGGAAGCAAGGCGGGAGGAACCGCTTTATGACGGTCAGTTTCAAGTCTTCAGAAATTTAGAAAAGGCCAAGGTCTGGGCCGAGGAGATCATGACATCATCCGATGATCATCCCCACGATAGTAGCGGTCAGTAG
- a CDS encoding dihydrofolate reductase, with the protein MSSNPHPEILPCITMIAAAGVGNELGKDNDLVWHLPDDFKRFKTLTTGHHIIMGRKTFESFPRLLPNRTHVVISRNPDYKAEGVIVVSSLEAALAQCGDDEQPFIIGGGEIYKLGLAVADRIELTRVHGRFEADAFFPEISDDWKLVWEEHHPTDDRHKYAFTYLTYERV; encoded by the coding sequence ATGTCATCAAACCCACATCCCGAAATTCTACCCTGTATTACCATGATAGCCGCAGCCGGAGTGGGCAATGAACTGGGTAAGGACAACGACCTGGTCTGGCACCTGCCAGACGATTTCAAACGTTTCAAGACCTTGACCACCGGGCACCATATCATCATGGGAAGGAAGACCTTTGAGTCCTTTCCGAGACTACTTCCCAACCGCACCCATGTGGTTATTTCCCGCAACCCAGATTATAAAGCAGAGGGCGTCATTGTAGTTTCCAGCCTGGAGGCAGCCCTGGCTCAATGCGGGGACGACGAGCAGCCCTTTATCATTGGCGGAGGTGAGATCTACAAACTGGGATTAGCCGTGGCAGATCGGATCGAACTGACCCGGGTTCACGGCCGTTTTGAAGCGGATGCGTTCTTTCCGGAGATCAGCGACGACTGGAAATTGGTTTGGGAAGAACATCACCCCACGGACGACCGCCACAAATACGCCTTCACCTACCTGACCTACGAACGAGTATAG
- a CDS encoding DUF427 domain-containing protein — protein MKAIWNGQVIAESDDTVVIENNHYFPADSIKKEFFSDSTTHTTCPWKGLASYYNVEVDGQTNADAAWFYPETSHAAKPIEGRVAFWKGVQVTEN, from the coding sequence ATGAAAGCAATTTGGAACGGACAAGTGATCGCAGAAAGCGACGACACCGTAGTCATCGAAAACAATCATTATTTCCCTGCAGATTCCATTAAAAAGGAATTCTTCTCAGACAGTACTACCCATACGACCTGCCCCTGGAAGGGACTGGCTTCTTATTATAACGTGGAGGTAGATGGTCAGACCAATGCAGATGCCGCCTGGTTTTACCCGGAGACCTCCCATGCTGCCAAACCTATCGAAGGCCGGGTGGCCTTTTGGAAAGGGGTTCAGGTTACTGAAAATTAA
- a CDS encoding fructosamine kinase family protein gives MELRALMKEAGFDLQSQQTLSGGDINRVYKLNTDKGPFVIKLNSASQYPGMFQAEARGLDLLSKADSLRIPEVILSDEFGDLSYLLLEFLDSGQPQHGFWEAFGHGLARIHQETLHHFGLDHGNYIGSLRQTNGQEASAVEFYLNQRLLPQVQLARDRGYALHAFESLAVRLPELIPEELPALIHGDLWSGNFMVGPDGSPVLIDPAVAYAPREMDLGMMYLFGGFSPTLFEAYHEAFPLQPGWRDRLELWQLYYLLVHLNLFGGGYLDGVRRIIQRYC, from the coding sequence ATGGAATTGCGAGCCTTGATGAAGGAAGCCGGCTTTGATCTGCAAAGCCAACAAACACTTTCAGGAGGCGACATCAACCGAGTTTACAAACTAAATACAGACAAGGGGCCATTTGTCATTAAACTGAATAGCGCCTCCCAATATCCGGGTATGTTTCAAGCCGAAGCCCGTGGTCTAGATTTGTTATCGAAAGCCGACTCACTTCGAATACCAGAAGTGATCCTCAGTGATGAATTTGGAGATCTTAGTTATCTCCTACTCGAGTTTTTAGACAGTGGGCAACCCCAACATGGATTTTGGGAAGCTTTCGGTCATGGGCTAGCTCGTATCCACCAGGAAACACTGCATCATTTCGGACTGGACCACGGTAACTACATAGGGAGTTTACGTCAGACTAACGGACAAGAAGCATCCGCAGTCGAGTTTTACTTAAATCAGCGGTTGTTACCGCAGGTCCAACTGGCCAGAGACCGAGGCTATGCTCTCCATGCATTCGAATCCCTAGCCGTTCGTTTACCAGAGCTGATCCCGGAAGAATTACCCGCTTTGATCCATGGGGATCTTTGGAGCGGTAATTTCATGGTTGGTCCAGATGGTTCCCCGGTGCTAATCGACCCGGCCGTGGCCTACGCCCCCCGTGAGATGGACCTGGGTATGATGTATTTGTTTGGCGGCTTTAGCCCAACCCTATTCGAAGCCTATCACGAGGCTTTCCCTCTGCAACCCGGTTGGAGGGATAGATTAGAGCTCTGGCAGCTGTATTATCTGCTGGTTCACCTGAATTTATTTGGGGGCGGTTACCTGGATGGCGTGAGGCGAATCATACAACGCTATTGTTAA
- a CDS encoding energy transducer TonB, which translates to MIKRILLILCLFAGCTMMAQKSGNVSGNTVTMREVPPVWPGCPQEDIQAINACFTKNLIKHVSARFRYPEDALKNNEEGVVTVEFWIKEDGTPEIQSVEGGTKSLQEASRKNILSIPKMEQPGMLNGKPHKIIYTVPFTYKTGK; encoded by the coding sequence ATGATCAAGCGCATTCTTCTTATCCTGTGCCTTTTTGCCGGATGCACCATGATGGCCCAGAAATCCGGGAATGTATCCGGAAATACAGTGACCATGCGAGAAGTTCCTCCGGTCTGGCCCGGTTGCCCACAGGAAGATATTCAGGCCATCAATGCCTGCTTTACCAAAAATCTGATCAAACACGTATCTGCTCGCTTCCGGTATCCTGAAGATGCCCTTAAGAATAACGAGGAGGGCGTAGTCACGGTTGAGTTTTGGATCAAAGAGGACGGAACACCAGAGATTCAAAGCGTTGAAGGTGGAACCAAATCCCTGCAGGAAGCTTCAAGAAAGAACATCTTGTCCATTCCTAAAATGGAACAGCCGGGCATGCTCAACGGCAAACCCCACAAGATCATCTACACCGTACCCTTTACCTACAAGACGGGTAAATAA
- a CDS encoding electron transfer flavoprotein subunit alpha/FixB family protein: MSVLVYTESEQGKFKKAALEAVSYAKGIADMMGSQVTALSINGGDASDLGTYGASKLLQVEDGSLDKFQADTYASVIAQAAKAEGADVVVITSTANSKFLAPALAIELKAGYIPNAVALPQSAAPFQVKSSVFTNKAFALSEISTPVKLVGLSKNAYGLHEAATTCNPESFSPELAGSSVEVVSVDKSTDKVTIADAEVVVSGGRGLKGPENWGLIEDLAETLGAATACSKPVSDMGWRPHSEHVGQTGKPVASTLYIAVGISGAIQHLAGINSSKVKVVINNDPEAPFFKAADYGIVGDAFEVVPALTEKLKEFKAQNA, translated from the coding sequence ATGTCCGTACTCGTATATACAGAATCTGAACAAGGAAAATTTAAAAAGGCAGCCCTGGAAGCGGTTTCTTACGCCAAGGGAATAGCCGATATGATGGGTAGCCAGGTAACGGCCCTTTCCATCAACGGAGGAGATGCCTCCGACCTGGGTACCTACGGTGCCTCCAAACTATTACAAGTTGAAGACGGCAGTTTGGACAAATTCCAGGCTGACACCTACGCAAGCGTGATTGCCCAAGCGGCCAAAGCCGAGGGAGCTGATGTCGTAGTGATCACCTCAACCGCAAACAGTAAATTCCTTGCGCCGGCCCTGGCCATCGAATTGAAAGCCGGATACATACCAAACGCTGTTGCCCTGCCACAGAGCGCAGCGCCTTTCCAGGTAAAAAGCAGTGTCTTCACCAACAAAGCCTTTGCACTTAGTGAGATCTCAACTCCGGTAAAACTGGTGGGTCTTTCTAAAAACGCCTATGGTTTGCACGAGGCTGCTACAACTTGCAACCCTGAATCCTTTAGCCCGGAGCTAGCCGGTAGCAGTGTAGAAGTGGTTTCAGTCGACAAAAGCACCGATAAGGTGACCATAGCCGATGCCGAGGTTGTGGTTTCCGGTGGTCGTGGACTGAAAGGACCCGAGAATTGGGGGCTTATCGAAGACCTGGCCGAAACTCTCGGAGCAGCGACAGCCTGTTCCAAACCGGTCAGCGACATGGGGTGGAGACCACATAGCGAGCACGTGGGTCAGACCGGAAAACCGGTAGCCTCTACACTTTATATCGCTGTTGGAATTTCCGGTGCCATTCAGCACCTGGCGGGAATTAATTCCTCCAAGGTGAAGGTGGTCATTAACAATGATCCGGAAGCTCCCTTCTTTAAGGCAGCGGACTACGGTATCGTTGGCGACGCCTTTGAAGTGGTGCCTGCTTTGACCGAAAAATTAAAGGAATTCAAGGCGCAAAACGCGTAA
- a CDS encoding aminotransferase class V-fold PLP-dependent enzyme, with protein MPSLPQNICDQFPATQGRTYLNTASCGLMPSSVGNWRREHDQRLLQEGSLYRDLHKPHIAQIRETVADFVGAEDMRVALVPNFSSGWNIVLDGLYKNSKVIYLKHDYPSIRWPLHERHFELIEVDGGFEPELALEQAVMEHKPDVLVLGLVHYVTGLRIDPDFLPRLKAYHPELLILADGTQFLGTTDFHFDNSGIDVLGGSAYKWLLGGYGCGFYAISRDVEERIQPPTIGYNSADLTQGSREGIPLIGRLEPGHQDPLTLGSMQLSMSWLQQLGMEAVEDYLQDLCGKAKAEFLERGWVEAELMERQALSTIFNLNLGEDHFSRLKQANVISSLRGQGIRVSFHLYNDENDLDKLIQVLA; from the coding sequence ATGCCCAGCTTGCCCCAAAATATCTGCGATCAATTTCCGGCCACCCAGGGAAGGACCTATCTAAATACTGCATCTTGTGGGCTAATGCCGAGCTCCGTTGGCAATTGGCGGCGAGAACATGACCAGCGATTACTCCAGGAAGGAAGCTTATATCGTGATCTGCACAAGCCCCATATTGCCCAGATCAGGGAAACGGTAGCAGATTTTGTAGGGGCGGAAGATATGCGTGTTGCTTTGGTACCGAACTTTTCTTCAGGCTGGAACATCGTGCTGGATGGCCTGTATAAAAATTCCAAGGTAATCTACCTGAAGCACGATTATCCCTCCATCCGATGGCCATTGCACGAACGTCACTTCGAGTTGATTGAAGTGGACGGCGGCTTTGAGCCGGAACTCGCTTTAGAACAAGCCGTTATGGAACACAAACCGGATGTGCTGGTCTTGGGACTGGTACACTATGTGACTGGCCTGCGGATAGACCCGGATTTCCTGCCCCGATTAAAAGCCTATCATCCTGAACTGCTTATCCTGGCAGATGGGACCCAGTTCCTGGGAACAACAGATTTTCATTTTGACAACAGCGGTATCGATGTGCTGGGAGGGAGTGCCTACAAATGGTTGCTGGGAGGATATGGCTGCGGCTTTTATGCTATTAGCCGCGATGTGGAAGAGCGAATTCAACCCCCGACCATAGGGTATAATTCCGCCGATCTGACCCAGGGATCCCGGGAAGGGATCCCACTGATAGGACGGTTGGAACCGGGACATCAAGATCCACTTACCCTGGGGAGTATGCAATTGTCTATGAGCTGGCTGCAGCAACTGGGTATGGAAGCGGTAGAGGACTACTTGCAGGACCTATGCGGCAAAGCCAAAGCGGAATTTCTGGAAAGAGGCTGGGTAGAAGCTGAACTGATGGAACGGCAAGCGTTATCCACCATTTTTAACCTGAACCTGGGAGAAGATCATTTTTCCCGCCTAAAACAGGCTAATGTGATCTCCTCGCTGCGGGGTCAAGGAATTCGGGTAAGTTTCCACCTTTATAATGACGAGAACGACCTGGATAAGTTGATCCAAGTACTGGCTTAA
- a CDS encoding NupC/NupG family nucleoside CNT transporter, with protein sequence MFSQGQNLEHQWSFQRISTPNNDSLFAIDQAVDKLELESGLFSYSLLAKNIENASGDYVYQHPLLVFFYNSPTDTIRRYRVKTLTETQLVFTEGAVSYHFSRAGPKVSEQTELSSTTAERKKMSISLESIGRGLIGMVFLLLVAYLLSSNRRAINWKLVLTGLSLQLAFAVLVLQVDVVSDAFDWLSDKIVKFLNFSEEGAEFLFGGLVTNEDTFGYIFAFRVLPTIVFFSAFTALMYYLGILQVVVKAFAWVMSKTMGLSGAESLAAAANIFIGQTEAPLVVKPYLESMTRSEILCLMVGGMATIAGSVLAAFIAFLGGDSDVEKVLFAKHLLTASIMSAPAAIIMAKMLYPETEEVNKKLDISKEQVGSNLLDALSRGTTDGLKLAVNVGAMLLVFTAIMAVLNWITEDGIGNLTGLNAIIAENTDGRYSGLSMQYLLGNLFAPIAWLIGVPAEDITTVGQLLGEKTILNEFYAYATLSELKQSGVLTNYRSVVIATYALCGFANFASIGIQIGGIGVLAPSQRTNLARFGFKALIGGTAAALLTATIVGMIIG encoded by the coding sequence ATGTTCTCACAGGGACAAAACCTGGAGCACCAATGGAGTTTCCAACGTATTTCCACTCCCAACAACGACTCTTTATTTGCCATCGACCAAGCTGTTGACAAATTAGAGCTGGAAAGTGGTTTATTTTCCTATTCCCTTCTGGCCAAGAATATCGAAAACGCCAGTGGTGATTACGTTTATCAGCACCCGCTGTTGGTATTCTTCTACAACAGCCCTACGGATACCATCCGAAGATATCGGGTGAAGACCTTAACGGAGACTCAACTGGTCTTTACAGAAGGAGCTGTCAGCTATCACTTCAGCCGGGCAGGGCCAAAAGTTTCTGAACAAACCGAACTCTCATCGACCACGGCCGAACGAAAAAAGATGAGCATCAGCCTGGAAAGTATTGGCCGGGGACTGATCGGGATGGTCTTCCTTTTATTAGTGGCCTACCTATTGAGCAGCAACAGAAGAGCCATCAACTGGAAGCTGGTCCTCACAGGCTTATCCCTCCAACTTGCATTTGCTGTACTAGTATTGCAGGTCGATGTGGTTTCCGATGCCTTCGACTGGCTGAGCGATAAGATCGTCAAATTCCTCAATTTCAGTGAGGAGGGAGCGGAGTTCTTGTTTGGAGGCTTGGTAACCAATGAAGATACGTTCGGATACATCTTTGCCTTCCGGGTCTTACCCACCATCGTCTTCTTTTCGGCCTTTACTGCCCTGATGTATTATTTGGGAATCCTTCAAGTAGTGGTCAAAGCCTTTGCCTGGGTCATGAGCAAGACCATGGGACTATCTGGAGCCGAAAGTCTGGCAGCCGCAGCCAATATCTTTATCGGGCAGACCGAGGCACCACTTGTTGTTAAACCCTACCTGGAATCGATGACCCGCTCCGAGATCCTCTGTTTAATGGTCGGTGGGATGGCCACCATAGCCGGAAGTGTTTTGGCAGCTTTTATCGCCTTTTTAGGAGGAGACAGCGATGTAGAAAAAGTATTATTCGCCAAGCATCTGCTTACGGCTTCCATCATGTCTGCACCAGCCGCCATCATCATGGCCAAAATGCTTTACCCGGAAACCGAAGAGGTAAACAAGAAACTGGACATCTCCAAAGAGCAAGTCGGCTCTAATCTCTTGGATGCCTTGTCTCGCGGAACTACTGACGGTCTGAAACTGGCTGTGAATGTGGGGGCCATGCTGCTGGTGTTTACGGCCATCATGGCTGTGCTAAACTGGATCACCGAGGATGGGATCGGAAATCTGACCGGACTAAACGCCATCATAGCAGAAAATACGGATGGCCGATATTCCGGGCTCTCCATGCAATATCTATTGGGCAATCTCTTTGCCCCTATTGCCTGGTTGATCGGTGTCCCAGCAGAAGACATAACCACAGTAGGTCAGTTACTGGGCGAAAAGACCATCTTGAACGAATTCTATGCCTACGCGACCCTAAGTGAGTTGAAACAATCTGGGGTGTTGACCAATTATCGGTCTGTGGTCATTGCGACCTATGCCCTTTGTGGTTTTGCCAACTTTGCCTCCATCGGGATACAAATAGGCGGTATAGGTGTTTTAGCACCTAGTCAGCGGACCAACCTGGCCCGCTTTGGTTTTAAAGCACTGATCGGTGGAACTGCGGCGGCCCTACTGACCGCTACTATCGTGGGGATGATCATCGGATGA
- the egtB gene encoding ergothioneine biosynthesis protein EgtB yields MIHTQNLVQLFSETRQLTEDICKPLGIEDYVVQPTIDVSPPKWHLGHTTWFFEEFILKPHKQGYRIYHQDFAFVFNSYYENVGKRVIRSDRGNLSRPGVTQVFDYRHYVTAEMKEFLQQGVPDSLMETLLIGIHHEKQHQELLRTDIKYILGNNPLLPALNTDWIEHPIERHQTDWITIPAGIYEIGHAGTDFCYDNELGKHQVYLGDFQISNKLVTNAEFIEFIAAGGYQDFNLWHADGWTWAQENQITAPMYWHQIDGSWHYYSTSGLEAIDPEAPLAHISYYEAFAYSQWKDCRLPTEFEWEVSQKHFNWGLRWEWTESAYLPYPGYTKAAGAIGEYNGKFMVNQKVLRGGSVATSPVHTRHTYRNFFQPELRWQFTGLRLARS; encoded by the coding sequence ATGATCCATACCCAAAACCTGGTGCAGCTGTTTAGCGAGACCCGCCAGTTGACCGAAGATATTTGTAAGCCCCTGGGGATCGAGGATTATGTGGTACAACCCACAATCGATGTCTCCCCCCCGAAATGGCACCTGGGGCATACTACCTGGTTCTTTGAAGAATTTATCCTGAAGCCGCATAAGCAAGGCTACCGTATATACCACCAGGACTTTGCCTTTGTCTTTAACAGCTATTACGAGAATGTGGGCAAGCGTGTGATCCGGTCAGATCGAGGCAATCTTTCCCGTCCGGGAGTGACCCAGGTCTTCGACTACCGCCACTACGTAACCGCAGAGATGAAGGAATTTCTACAACAAGGGGTACCGGATTCCTTGATGGAAACCTTGCTGATTGGTATCCACCACGAAAAACAACATCAGGAACTCCTGAGGACTGACATAAAATACATACTGGGCAACAACCCGCTTTTACCCGCCCTGAATACCGACTGGATAGAACACCCCATAGAACGTCACCAGACTGATTGGATCACTATCCCTGCAGGGATATACGAAATAGGTCATGCCGGAACTGACTTCTGCTACGACAACGAATTGGGAAAACACCAGGTATACCTGGGAGATTTTCAGATCTCCAACAAATTGGTCACCAATGCGGAGTTTATTGAGTTCATCGCCGCCGGTGGCTACCAGGACTTTAACCTATGGCATGCCGATGGTTGGACCTGGGCACAGGAAAACCAAATTACTGCCCCCATGTATTGGCACCAGATCGATGGCAGCTGGCACTACTACAGTACCAGCGGACTAGAAGCTATTGACCCGGAGGCTCCTCTGGCTCATATCTCTTATTACGAAGCCTTTGCCTATTCCCAATGGAAAGACTGCCGTTTGCCGACCGAATTCGAATGGGAAGTTTCTCAAAAACATTTCAATTGGGGGCTGAGATGGGAGTGGACGGAAAGTGCCTATCTCCCCTATCCCGGTTATACCAAAGCAGCTGGGGCCATTGGCGAATACAACGGGAAATTCATGGTCAATCAGAAGGTCCTCAGGGGAGGATCGGTAGCCACTTCCCCGGTACACACTCGCCACACCTATCGCAATTTCTTCCAGCCTGAACTGCGCTGGCAATTCACCGGGTTAAGGTTAGCCCGATCTTAA
- a CDS encoding bifunctional nuclease family protein, which translates to MSLVRLNIKGISYSQTQNGAYALILSEVDGERKLPIVIGAFEAQSIAIALEKEIKPPRPLTHDLFKNFADRFEIVVKQVIIHKLVDGVFYSSIICERDKIEEIIDARTSDAIALALRFKAPIFTYKNILDKAGIYLKTAEPQKELSKDEELVLEELISGEESAVQVTEDFSDLSIEELRDELAAAVKGEDYERAARIRDEISKRE; encoded by the coding sequence ATGAGCCTGGTCCGGTTAAATATCAAAGGGATCTCCTACAGTCAGACGCAAAATGGCGCCTATGCCCTTATCCTTAGCGAAGTGGACGGTGAGCGTAAATTGCCCATAGTCATTGGAGCGTTCGAAGCTCAGTCTATTGCGATTGCCCTGGAAAAGGAGATCAAACCACCAAGACCACTTACCCACGACCTTTTTAAGAACTTTGCGGACCGCTTCGAGATCGTGGTCAAACAGGTGATCATCCACAAGCTGGTTGATGGGGTATTCTATTCCAGTATCATTTGCGAACGGGATAAGATCGAAGAGATCATCGATGCCCGTACCAGTGATGCCATTGCCCTGGCCTTGCGTTTTAAGGCTCCCATCTTCACCTATAAGAATATCCTGGACAAGGCGGGTATTTACTTGAAGACCGCCGAGCCACAAAAGGAACTCTCCAAGGATGAAGAGCTGGTACTGGAGGAATTGATCTCTGGCGAAGAAAGTGCTGTTCAGGTCACTGAAGACTTCAGCGACCTAAGCATAGAAGAACTGAGGGATGAATTGGCTGCTGCAGTAAAGGGTGAGGACTACGAACGGGCTGCCAGGATACGAGACGAAATCTCCAAACGGGAATAG
- a CDS encoding thymidylate synthase: MKQYHDLVKHILENGNKKQDRTGTGTISVFGYQMRFDLSEGFPMVTTKKLHLKSIIHELLWFLKGDTNVAYLQENGVRIWNEWADENGDLGPVYGHQWRNWNSEEIDQIEQVIQTLKTNPDSRRMLVSAWNPSVLPDTSVSFSENVANGKAALPPCHAFFQFYVADGKLSCQLYQRSADLFLGVPFNIASYALFTMMMAQACGYEAGDFIHTFGDVHIYNNHLEQLELQMSRDIRPLPTMVLNPEIKDIFDFSFEDFTLLNYDPHPHIKGVVAV, encoded by the coding sequence ATGAAGCAGTATCACGACCTGGTCAAACACATTTTAGAAAACGGAAACAAAAAGCAGGACCGCACCGGAACAGGCACCATCAGTGTCTTTGGCTACCAGATGCGCTTCGACCTCAGCGAGGGCTTTCCCATGGTCACCACCAAAAAACTGCATCTTAAAAGTATCATCCACGAATTGCTGTGGTTCCTGAAGGGAGATACCAATGTAGCCTACCTGCAGGAGAACGGTGTACGGATCTGGAATGAATGGGCCGATGAGAACGGAGACCTGGGCCCAGTTTACGGCCATCAATGGAGAAACTGGAACAGTGAAGAGATCGACCAGATCGAACAAGTGATTCAAACCTTGAAGACCAATCCGGACAGTCGCCGGATGCTGGTAAGCGCCTGGAACCCCAGTGTGCTTCCAGACACCTCCGTTTCTTTCAGCGAAAATGTGGCCAATGGCAAGGCTGCCTTGCCTCCCTGCCATGCCTTCTTCCAATTCTATGTAGCCGATGGGAAATTATCCTGTCAGTTGTATCAACGATCCGCCGACCTTTTTCTGGGAGTTCCTTTCAACATAGCCTCATATGCCCTCTTCACCATGATGATGGCACAGGCCTGCGGTTATGAAGCCGGGGATTTTATTCACACCTTTGGTGATGTTCATATCTACAACAACCACCTGGAACAACTTGAACTTCAGATGAGTCGGGATATACGACCACTGCCAACCATGGTGCTAAATCCGGAAATTAAAGATATATTTGATTTCAGCTTTGAGGATTTCACCCTATTGAATTACGATCCTCACCCGCACATCAAAGGGGTTGTAGCTGTATAA
- a CDS encoding electron transfer flavoprotein subunit beta/FixA family protein has protein sequence MKILVCISHVPDTTSRINFTDADTQFDTNGVQFVINPNDEFGLTRAMWFKEKQGASVHVVNVGGAETEPTLRKALAIGADEAIRVNMNPTDGFSVAKQLAAVVSEGGYDLVIAGRESIDYNGGMVAGMLAKLCGANFVNTCISLEIDGQNATAIREIDGGKETLSTSLPLVIGGQKGLVEESDLRIPNMRGIMQARSKPLHVKEPVEATAETQVKQFEKPAPKGAVKLVDDVQSLIDLLHNEAKVI, from the coding sequence ATGAAAATACTTGTGTGCATCAGCCACGTTCCGGACACGACTTCCCGGATCAATTTTACCGATGCCGATACGCAATTTGACACCAATGGGGTGCAATTTGTGATCAACCCGAACGACGAGTTCGGTTTGACCCGGGCTATGTGGTTCAAAGAGAAGCAAGGTGCTTCTGTGCATGTTGTCAATGTTGGTGGAGCCGAGACCGAGCCTACCTTGAGAAAAGCTTTAGCAATTGGTGCCGATGAGGCCATCCGAGTGAACATGAATCCTACAGACGGCTTTAGTGTAGCCAAGCAATTGGCTGCCGTAGTCAGTGAAGGTGGATACGACCTGGTGATTGCCGGTCGCGAGTCCATCGACTACAACGGAGGAATGGTTGCCGGGATGTTAGCCAAACTGTGTGGGGCCAATTTCGTAAATACGTGTATCAGCCTGGAGATCGATGGGCAAAATGCGACTGCCATTCGCGAAATCGATGGTGGAAAAGAGACCCTCAGCACTAGCCTGCCGCTGGTAATAGGTGGACAAAAAGGCCTGGTGGAAGAGAGTGATCTCCGTATCCCTAATATGAGAGGGATCATGCAGGCCCGTTCAAAACCACTTCACGTAAAAGAGCCGGTTGAGGCAACTGCCGAGACCCAGGTCAAGCAGTTTGAGAAGCCTGCACCCAAAGGAGCAGTGAAATTGGTGGACGACGTTCAGTCCCTGATCGACCTTCTGCACAACGAAGCCAAAGTCATCTAA
- a CDS encoding L-histidine N(alpha)-methyltransferase: MDTSTTTDTDFEQDVREGLTAFPKFLYSKYIYDAKGDALFQQIMDLPEYYLTNCELEIFQTQTAEITAHFKGNGQGFDLIELGAGDGKKTKILLKHMQEMGYDFVYKPVDISSNAIADLSASLQGELPLVETDPEVGEYFEVLDRLKAFDKRKKVIMMLGSNIGNLLHKRAIAFLSRMQESMNPEDQLFMGFDQTKDPQVVLDAYNDPTGVTAAFNLNLLHRINRELGGNFAVDKFKHWEVYDPETGTAKSYLLATEAMEVHIGALDLKIRFDQWETIHTEISQKYTDTVVDWIAGEAGLERIATFKDSRNYYKNYLFKKRH; encoded by the coding sequence ATGGATACCTCAACTACCACCGATACGGATTTTGAACAGGATGTTCGGGAAGGGCTAACGGCCTTTCCCAAGTTCCTCTATTCCAAATATATATACGACGCAAAGGGCGATGCTCTATTTCAGCAGATCATGGATCTGCCGGAATACTATCTGACCAATTGTGAACTGGAGATCTTCCAGACCCAAACTGCCGAAATTACGGCGCATTTCAAGGGAAATGGCCAGGGTTTTGACCTGATCGAACTTGGTGCCGGAGATGGCAAGAAAACTAAGATACTTCTCAAGCATATGCAAGAGATGGGCTACGATTTTGTTTACAAACCGGTAGACATCAGCTCCAATGCCATTGCCGACCTGTCGGCCAGTTTGCAAGGAGAACTTCCCTTGGTTGAAACCGACCCGGAGGTGGGTGAATATTTCGAGGTACTGGACCGACTCAAGGCCTTTGACAAACGAAAGAAGGTCATTATGATGCTGGGATCCAACATCGGCAATCTTTTGCACAAAAGGGCCATTGCCTTTCTAAGTCGGATGCAGGAAAGCATGAACCCTGAAGATCAACTCTTTATGGGATTTGACCAGACCAAGGATCCCCAAGTGGTCCTGGATGCCTATAACGACCCGACCGGCGTAACGGCAGCCTTTAACCTAAACCTACTGCATCGTATCAACCGGGAATTAGGTGGAAACTTCGCTGTAGATAAGTTTAAACACTGGGAAGTCTATGACCCCGAAACGGGCACGGCAAAAAGTTATCTGCTGGCCACTGAGGCCATGGAGGTACATATCGGCGCCCTGGATTTGAAGATTCGATTTGACCAGTGGGAAACCATCCACACCGAGATCTCCCAAAAATACACCGATACGGTGGTAGACTGGATTGCCGGGGAAGCCGGCCTTGAGCGGATAGCAACCTTTAAGGACAGCCGAAATTATTACAAGAATTATCTGTTCAAAAAAAGACACTAA